A genomic region of Capra hircus breed San Clemente chromosome 19, ASM170441v1, whole genome shotgun sequence contains the following coding sequences:
- the RANGRF gene encoding ran guanine nucleotide release factor isoform X1 — MEPTRDYPLFGGAFSTTLPPGAIDVSDLRPVPDNQEVFCHRVTDQSLIVELLELQAHVQGEEAARYHFEDVGGVQEARAVQVETVQPLVLENLALRGCCQEAWILSGQQQVAKENQQVAKYVTLHQALLRLPQYQTDLLLTFNQPPPENRSSLGPENLSIPPWSLGDFEQLVTSLTLHDPNIFGPQ; from the exons ATGGAGCCCACGCGAGACTACCCACTGTTCGGGGGCGCCTTCTCCACCACTCTCCCTCCGGGGGCCATTGACGTAAG CGACCTCCGACCGGTCCCGGACAATCAAGAAGTTTTCTGCCATCGCGTGACAGACCAGAGCCTGATAGTCGAACTTCTAGAGCTGCAGGCCCACGTGCAGGGCGAGGAGGCTGCCCG GTACCACTTTGAAGATGTTGGCGGGGTGCAAGAGGCTAGGGCTGTGCAAGTGGAGACTGTGCAGCCCCTCGTTTTGGAGAACCTGGCCCTGAGGGGCTGCTGTCAAGAAGCCTGGATCCTCTCTGGCCAACAGCAGGTAGCTAAAGAAAATCAGCAG GTAGCCAAGTATGTGACACTGCATCAGGCTTTGCTGCGGCTGCCCCAGTACCAGACTGATCTCCTGCTCACCTTCAATCAGCCCCC CCCTGAGAATAGGTCATCTCTTGGCCCGGAAAATCTGTCAATTCCTCCCTGGAGCCTGGGCGACTTTGAACAGCTTGTGACCAGTCTGACCCTTCACGATCCCAACATCTTTGGTCCCCAGTAA
- the RANGRF gene encoding ran guanine nucleotide release factor isoform X2 produces MEPTRDYPLFGGAFSTTLPPGAIDVSDLRPVPDNQEVFCHRVTDQSLIVELLELQAHVQGEEAARYHFEDVGGVQEARAVQVETVQPLVLENLALRGCCQEAWILSGQQQVAKYVTLHQALLRLPQYQTDLLLTFNQPPPENRSSLGPENLSIPPWSLGDFEQLVTSLTLHDPNIFGPQ; encoded by the exons ATGGAGCCCACGCGAGACTACCCACTGTTCGGGGGCGCCTTCTCCACCACTCTCCCTCCGGGGGCCATTGACGTAAG CGACCTCCGACCGGTCCCGGACAATCAAGAAGTTTTCTGCCATCGCGTGACAGACCAGAGCCTGATAGTCGAACTTCTAGAGCTGCAGGCCCACGTGCAGGGCGAGGAGGCTGCCCG GTACCACTTTGAAGATGTTGGCGGGGTGCAAGAGGCTAGGGCTGTGCAAGTGGAGACTGTGCAGCCCCTCGTTTTGGAGAACCTGGCCCTGAGGGGCTGCTGTCAAGAAGCCTGGATCCTCTCTGGCCAACAGCAG GTAGCCAAGTATGTGACACTGCATCAGGCTTTGCTGCGGCTGCCCCAGTACCAGACTGATCTCCTGCTCACCTTCAATCAGCCCCC CCCTGAGAATAGGTCATCTCTTGGCCCGGAAAATCTGTCAATTCCTCCCTGGAGCCTGGGCGACTTTGAACAGCTTGTGACCAGTCTGACCCTTCACGATCCCAACATCTTTGGTCCCCAGTAA
- the SLC25A35 gene encoding solute carrier family 25 member 35 codes for MDFLMSGLAACGACLFTNPLEVVKTRMQLQGELRAPGTYQRHYRNVFHAFITIGKVDGLAALQKGLAPALLYQFLMNGIRLGTYGLVEAGGYLHTAEGTLSPVRSAAAGALAGVMGAYLGSPIYMVKTHLQAQAATEIAVGHQYNHQGMFQALTKIGQKHGLVGLWRGALGGLPRVIVGSSTQLCTFSSTKDLMTQWEIFPPQSWKVALAAAMVSGIAVVLAMTPFDVVSTRLYNQPTDAQGKGLMYRGLLDALLQTARTEGIFGMYKGIGASYFRLGPHTILSLFFWDQLRMVYYTYTK; via the exons ATGGACTTCTTGATGAGTGGCCTGGCAGCCTGCGGGGCCTGTTTGTTCACCAATCCCCTGGAGGTGGTGAAGACCAGGATGCAGCTGCAGGGAGAACTGCGGGCCCCCGGGACCTACCAACGGCACTACCGAAACGTCTTCCATGCCTTCATCACCATCGGCAAGGTGGACGGCCTGGCGGCCCTGCAGAAGggcctggcccctgccctctTATACCAGTTTCTGATGAACGGCATCCGGCTGGGCACCTACGGGCTGGTGGAAGCTGGGGGTTACCTGCATACAGCTGAAGGCACGCTCAGCCCTGTTCGCAGCGCCGCAGCTGGGGCCTTGGCTGGGGTCATGGGAGCCTACTTGGGGAGCCCCATTTACATG GTGAAGACACACCTCCAAGCACAGGCAGCCACAGAAATCGCTGTGGGGCACCAGTATAATCATCAG GGCATGTTTCAGGCACTAACCAAGATTGGCCAGAAACATGGTCTGGTGGGGTTGTGGCGTGGGGCCCTGGGCGGCCTGCCCCGAGTTATCGTCGGTTCCTCCACCCAGCTGTGCACCTTCTCCTCCACCAAGGACCTCATGACCCAGTGGGAG ATATTTCCACCCCAGAGCTGGAAGGTGGCTCTGGCGGCCGCCATGGTGAGCGGCATCGCGGTGGTCCTGGCCATGACACCCTTTGATGTGGTCAGCACCAGGCTGTACAACCAGCCCACAGATGCTCAGGGCAAG GGCCTCATGTACCGGGGGTTACTGGATGCTCTGCTGCAGACAGCTCGGACAGAGGGCATTTTTGGCATGTACAAGGGAATAGGTGCCTCCTACTTCCGCCTTGGCCCCCACACCATCCTTTCGCTCTTCTTCTGGGACCAGCTGCGCATGGTCTACTACACGTACACCAAATAA